A single window of Coffea eugenioides isolate CCC68of chromosome 7, Ceug_1.0, whole genome shotgun sequence DNA harbors:
- the LOC113778249 gene encoding cancer-related nucleoside-triphosphatase homolog, translated as MAAAAPAKCFLVTGPPGVGKTTLIIRVLESLKTAYPNLKVQGFYTREIREGSERVGFEVVTLDGRTGPLASNKISSAESLRWPTVGRYRVDVASFESLALPELQVKEDTELFIIDEVGKMELCSSFFFPAVLRVLQSNIPLLASIPIPKSGRDIPGVARLRNEPGATVFTLSKNNRDAMKEQIYSHLTDLLPKL; from the exons ATGGCAGCGGCTGCTCCGGCGAAATGTTTTCTCGTTACCGGTCCTCCG GGCGTAGGGAAGACGACACTCATAATTCGAGTGTTGGAAAGCCTAAAAACTGCTTACCCAAACTTGAAGGTTCAAGGTTTCTATACTC GTGAAATAAGAGAAGGAAGTGAGAGAGTAGGCTTTGAAGTGGTGACACTCGATGGACGTACTGGTCCTCTCGCTTCCAACAAAATCTCCAG CGCTGAGTCTCTTAGATGGCCTACCGTAGGGAGGTACAGAGTAGATGTGGCTTCCTTTGAATCACTAGCGTTGCCAGAGTTGCAG GTCAAGGAAGATACTGAACTTTTTATCATTGATGAAGTTGGTAAGATGGAGCTGTGCagttcctttttctttcctgCTGTACTAAGAGTCCTGCAGTCAAATATTCCACTCTTGGCTTCTATTCCCATACCAAAATCTGGCAGAGATATACCTGGAG TTGCAAGGTTGAGAAATGAACCTGGTGCTACTGTTTTTACGTTGAGTAAAAATAACAGAGATGCCATGAAAGAGCAGATCTATTCCCATCTGACAGACTTGCTACCTAAGCTGTAG